A window from Citrus sinensis cultivar Valencia sweet orange chromosome 3, DVS_A1.0, whole genome shotgun sequence encodes these proteins:
- the LOC102624861 gene encoding probable calcium-binding protein CML15, giving the protein MGGLHIDQLNQLRDIFARFDMDSDGSLTILELAALLRSLGLKPSGDQIHVLLANMDANGNGAVEFDELVNAILPDMDETILINQEQLLEIFRAFDRDGNGYITAAELAGSMAKMGQPLTYKELTEMIKEADTNGDGVISFNEFAAVMAKSTLDFFGLGLS; this is encoded by the coding sequence ATGGGCGGTTTACATATTGATCAACTCAATCAATTAAGAGACATTTTTGCAAGATTCGACATGGATTCCGATGGCAGCCTGACGATTCTAGAGCTCGCGGCGTTGTTAAGATCCCTCGGGCTCAAGCCTTCAGGTGACCAAATTCATGTTCTATTAGCCAACATGGATGCTAATGGCAATGGCGCGGTGGAGTTTGATGAGCTCGTCAATGCCATATTGCCCGACATGGATGAGACCATTTTGATAAATCAAGAACAACTCTTAGAGATTTTCCGAGCGTTCGATCGCGACGGTAACGGCTACATCACGGCGGCTGAGCTAGCCGGGTCCATGGCCAAAATGGGACAACCTTTAACGTACAAAGAATTGACAGAAATGATCAAAGAGGCTGATACGAATGGTGATGGTGTCATTAGTTTCAATGAATTTGCTGCTGTTATGGCCAAATCAACATTGGATTTTTTTGGCCTTGGTTTATCGTGA